From the Amycolatopsis thermoflava N1165 genome, one window contains:
- the dinB gene encoding DNA polymerase IV, giving the protein MTNEGPILHADLDAFYASVEQRDDPSLRGRPVIVGGGVVLAASYEAKARGVRTAMGCAQALRLCPAAVVVPPRMAAYSAASKAVFAVFEDTTPLVEGLSIDEAFLDVGGLARISGTPSRIAADLRRAVAERVGLPITVGVARTKFLAKVASGVAKPDGLLVVPHDRELEFLHPLPVERLWGVGKVTAEKLHARGIRTVGQVAERGEAELVALLGRAGGRHLFALAHNRDPRPVVVGRRRRSIGAQRALGRRARSPDELDEILAALTDRLARRLRAAHRVCRTVVLRMRFADYTRATRSQTVPHPTAHTEDVLATARGLLAAAMPMIRERGITLIGLALSNLDNDTPLQLELPFGEHQPDALDAALDQVRDRYGSKAVTRAMLLGRDDGPTVPLLPD; this is encoded by the coding sequence GTGACGAACGAGGGCCCGATCCTGCACGCCGACCTGGACGCGTTCTACGCGTCGGTCGAGCAGCGTGACGACCCGTCGCTGCGCGGGCGGCCGGTGATCGTCGGCGGCGGGGTGGTGCTCGCGGCGAGCTACGAGGCCAAGGCGCGCGGGGTGCGCACGGCGATGGGGTGCGCGCAGGCGCTGCGGCTGTGCCCGGCGGCGGTGGTGGTGCCGCCGCGGATGGCGGCCTACAGCGCGGCGAGCAAGGCGGTGTTCGCGGTGTTCGAGGACACCACGCCGCTGGTGGAAGGGCTCTCGATCGACGAGGCGTTCCTCGACGTCGGCGGGCTGGCCCGGATTTCCGGCACGCCCAGCCGGATCGCGGCCGATCTGCGCCGGGCGGTGGCGGAGCGGGTCGGGCTGCCGATCACGGTCGGGGTGGCGCGCACGAAGTTCCTCGCGAAGGTGGCCAGCGGGGTGGCGAAGCCGGACGGGCTGCTGGTGGTGCCGCACGACCGCGAGCTGGAGTTCCTGCACCCGCTGCCGGTCGAGCGGCTGTGGGGCGTGGGGAAGGTGACGGCGGAGAAGCTGCACGCGCGCGGCATCCGGACGGTGGGGCAGGTCGCCGAGCGGGGCGAGGCGGAACTGGTGGCGCTGCTGGGGCGGGCCGGCGGGCGGCACCTGTTCGCGCTGGCGCACAACCGGGATCCGCGCCCGGTGGTCGTCGGACGGCGGCGGCGGTCGATCGGGGCGCAGCGGGCGTTGGGGCGGCGGGCACGGTCGCCGGACGAGCTGGACGAGATCCTGGCCGCGCTGACCGACCGGCTGGCGCGGCGGCTGCGGGCCGCGCACCGGGTGTGCCGGACGGTGGTGCTGCGGATGCGGTTCGCCGACTACACCCGCGCGACGCGGTCGCAGACGGTGCCGCACCCGACGGCGCACACCGAGGACGTCCTGGCCACCGCGCGGGGCCTGCTGGCCGCCGCGATGCCGATGATCCGCGAGCGGGGGATCACGCTGATCGGCCTCGCACTGTCCAACCTGGACAACGACACGCCGCTGCAACTGGAGCTGCCCTTCGGCGAACACCAGCCCGACGCGCTCGACGCCGCGCTCGACCAGGTCCGCGACCGCTATGGGTCGAAAGCGGTCACCCGGGCGATGCTCCTCGGCCGCGACGACGGCCCGACGGTGCCCCTGCTGCCCGACTAG
- a CDS encoding DinB family protein, producing the protein MTETDPKDDLHRYLQQAREVMLWKLDGLSEYDLRRPMTPTGTNLLGLVKHLIGCELGYFGATFGRPFGRELPWLADDEPNADMWARADESTAEIVALYRQAWAHADATIGALALDAVGHIPGREPVTLHRVLVHMIAETSRHAGHADIIRELVDGAAGMRRDTGNLPDADAQWWADYRERLERVARESLP; encoded by the coding sequence ATGACCGAGACCGACCCGAAGGACGATCTGCACCGGTACCTCCAGCAGGCGCGCGAGGTGATGCTCTGGAAGCTCGACGGCCTCTCCGAGTACGACCTGCGCCGCCCCATGACGCCGACCGGCACCAACCTGCTCGGGCTGGTCAAGCACCTGATCGGCTGCGAGCTCGGGTACTTCGGCGCCACCTTCGGACGCCCGTTCGGCCGCGAACTGCCCTGGCTCGCCGACGACGAGCCCAACGCCGACATGTGGGCGCGCGCGGACGAGTCCACCGCGGAGATCGTCGCGCTCTACCGCCAGGCCTGGGCGCACGCCGACGCCACCATCGGCGCGCTCGCGCTGGACGCCGTCGGGCACATCCCGGGCCGGGAACCCGTCACGCTGCACCGGGTCCTCGTGCACATGATCGCCGAGACCTCCCGCCACGCCGGGCACGCGGACATCATCCGCGAACTCGTCGACGGCGCCGCCGGGATGCGCCGCGACACCGGCAACCTGCCGGACGCCGACGCGCAGTGGTGGGCGGACTACCGGGAGCGCCTGGAGCGGGTCGCGCGCGAATCCTTGCCTTGA
- the trxA gene encoding thioredoxin: protein MTTTTGAVLAVTDETFEAEVLRHDGPVLVDFWAQWCPPCHMIAPVLAEIAAERAGDLTIRKINSDENPRTARDLQVMSLPTLVLFRDGERVAQWVGARPKARLLAELDAALNA, encoded by the coding sequence ATGACCACCACCACCGGCGCCGTGCTCGCCGTGACCGACGAGACCTTCGAGGCGGAGGTGCTGCGCCACGACGGGCCCGTGCTGGTCGATTTCTGGGCGCAGTGGTGCCCGCCGTGCCACATGATCGCGCCGGTGCTCGCCGAGATCGCCGCCGAGCGTGCCGGCGACCTGACCATCCGCAAGATCAACTCCGACGAGAACCCCCGCACCGCGCGTGACCTGCAGGTGATGTCGCTGCCGACGCTGGTGCTGTTCCGCGACGGCGAGCGGGTGGCGCAGTGGGTGGGCGCGCGGCCGAAGGCCCGGTTGCTCGCCGAACTCGACGCGGCACTGAACGCATAA
- a CDS encoding glycosyltransferase family 39 protein translates to MTGTAARAAAPAIHPLPQFAAGPVGVVLVVQALVLSLLSGRYGFHRDELYFLAAGKRLDWGYVDQPPVTPLLARAGAAVFGDSPAGVRALATVAALATVLLVALVARELGGGRSAQTLAAGAAALSAFVLVVGHMLGTATFDLLVWVAIGLLALRLLRTGDGRWWLAIGAVAGVGLANKWLVLLLLSALGIAVLITGPRHVFRSAWLPAGILVAAVLAAPVVWWQATHGWPLLTVAGGISEDDGAENRILFVPLQLVYLSPVLVPVWIAGMVRLWRDPRLRWARALVVAYFVVCVELLVLGGKPYYSIPLLVLLMAAGAEPTVRWLARGRRAARRALAGALVVLGAAMSLVVALPVLPPDGLNPVLAMNKEQGEQVGWPEFTATVAAAWRQIPEPRRATAVILTRNYGQAGAIERYGTDLGLPRPYSGRMSYADWGPPPDSHTGPVVLVGATTMAGVEDCRVAAEHDNGLGLDNDEQGTVVTVCGVLTRPWSELWPQLRHFY, encoded by the coding sequence ATGACCGGGACCGCGGCGCGGGCCGCCGCGCCGGCCATCCATCCGCTACCCCAGTTCGCCGCCGGGCCGGTGGGCGTCGTGCTCGTGGTGCAGGCCCTCGTGCTCAGCCTGTTGTCCGGGCGGTACGGGTTCCACCGCGACGAGCTGTACTTCCTCGCCGCGGGGAAGCGGCTCGACTGGGGATATGTCGACCAGCCGCCGGTCACACCGTTGCTCGCCAGGGCCGGAGCCGCCGTGTTCGGCGACAGCCCGGCCGGTGTCCGCGCGCTGGCCACGGTCGCGGCGCTCGCCACCGTCCTCCTCGTCGCGCTCGTCGCCCGCGAACTGGGCGGCGGGCGCAGCGCGCAGACCCTCGCGGCAGGCGCGGCGGCGCTGTCCGCCTTCGTCCTCGTCGTCGGCCACATGCTCGGCACCGCGACCTTCGACCTGCTGGTGTGGGTGGCGATCGGACTGCTGGCGCTACGACTACTGCGCACGGGCGACGGCCGGTGGTGGCTCGCGATCGGCGCGGTCGCCGGCGTGGGCCTGGCCAACAAGTGGCTGGTCCTGCTGCTCCTGTCCGCGCTCGGCATCGCCGTGCTGATCACCGGGCCGCGGCACGTGTTCCGCAGCGCGTGGCTGCCCGCGGGCATCCTCGTCGCCGCGGTGCTCGCCGCGCCGGTCGTGTGGTGGCAGGCCACCCACGGCTGGCCGCTGCTCACCGTCGCAGGCGGCATCAGCGAGGACGACGGCGCGGAGAACCGCATCCTGTTCGTCCCGCTCCAGCTGGTCTACCTGTCGCCGGTGCTGGTGCCGGTGTGGATCGCCGGGATGGTGCGGCTGTGGCGCGACCCGCGGCTGCGCTGGGCCCGCGCGCTCGTCGTGGCCTACTTCGTGGTGTGCGTGGAACTGCTGGTCCTCGGCGGCAAGCCGTACTACTCGATCCCGCTGCTGGTGCTGCTGATGGCCGCGGGCGCCGAACCCACGGTGCGCTGGCTCGCCCGCGGACGGCGCGCGGCCCGGCGGGCCCTGGCCGGCGCCCTCGTGGTGCTCGGGGCCGCGATGTCGCTCGTCGTGGCGCTGCCGGTGCTGCCGCCGGACGGGCTGAACCCGGTGCTGGCGATGAACAAGGAACAGGGCGAGCAGGTCGGCTGGCCGGAGTTCACCGCGACGGTCGCCGCGGCCTGGCGGCAGATTCCGGAGCCGCGGCGGGCCACGGCGGTGATCCTGACGCGCAACTACGGCCAGGCCGGGGCCATCGAGCGCTACGGCACGGACCTCGGGCTGCCGCGGCCCTATTCCGGCCGCATGTCCTACGCCGACTGGGGCCCGCCGCCGGACAGCCACACCGGCCCGGTCGTCCTGGTCGGCGCGACCACCATGGCCGGCGTCGAAGACTGCCGCGTCGCCGCGGAACACGACAACGGGCTCGGCCTCGACAACGACGAGCAGGGCACCGTCGTCACCGTGTGCGGCGTGCTCACCCGGCCGTGGTCGGAACTCTGGCCGCAACTACGGCACTTCTACTGA
- a CDS encoding limonene-1,2-epoxide hydrolase family protein: MADPKSTVTSFLTALERDDVEGALSFAAPEVVYQNVPLPPARGIAAVEKQLRLLSRYHIGFEARVHHIAADGPIVLTERTDVLRVGSWDTRFWVCGTFEVRDGRIVLWRDYFDWATVLASSVRGAGRAAVTGVSTLVARARLRD; the protein is encoded by the coding sequence ATGGCGGACCCGAAGAGCACGGTCACCTCGTTCCTGACGGCCCTCGAACGCGACGACGTGGAAGGCGCGCTGAGCTTCGCCGCCCCGGAGGTGGTGTACCAGAACGTCCCGCTGCCCCCGGCGCGCGGCATCGCGGCCGTGGAGAAGCAGCTGCGCCTGCTCAGCCGCTACCACATCGGCTTCGAGGCGCGCGTGCACCACATCGCCGCGGACGGCCCGATCGTGCTGACCGAGCGGACCGACGTGCTGCGCGTCGGGTCCTGGGACACGCGGTTCTGGGTGTGCGGCACGTTCGAGGTGCGCGACGGCCGGATCGTGTTGTGGCGGGACTACTTCGACTGGGCGACCGTGCTCGCCTCGAGCGTGCGCGGCGCCGGGAGGGCCGCCGTGACCGGGGTGTCGACGCTGGTCGCCCGCGCGCGCCTGCGGGACTGA